A single genomic interval of Centropristis striata isolate RG_2023a ecotype Rhode Island chromosome 8, C.striata_1.0, whole genome shotgun sequence harbors:
- the gnb3a gene encoding guanine nucleotide-binding protein G(I)/G(S)/G(T) subunit beta-3a, with protein MGEMEQLRKEADSLKDQITAARKGVQDTTLQEAAAGISVVGRVQLKTRKTLRGHLAKIYAMHWGADSTLCVSASQDGKLIVWDSITTNKVNAIPLKSSWVMTCAYAPSGNLVACGGLDNMCSIYNLKGKDGNVKVMRELAAHTGYLSCCRFLSDSEIITSSGDCTCVLWDIETGTQKTVFAGHQGDCMSLAVSPDFKFFISGACDFTAKLWDIREAQCRQTFGGHESDINAIGFFPNGNAVITGSDDATCKLYDLRADQDLITYQDSSIMCGVTSLAPSLSGRLLLAGYDDFNVNIWDALKSERVGVLAGHDNRVSCIGVSSDGMACCTGSWDSFLKIWN; from the exons ATGGGTGAAATGGAGCAATTGAGAAAGGAGGCGGACAGTCTCAAAGACCAGATCACT GCAGCTCGTAAGGGGGTGCAGGACACCACGCTGCAGGAAGCAGCAGCTGGGATCAGCGTGGTGGGGCGTGTCCAGTTGAAGACCAGAAAAACACTACGGGGTCACCTTGCCAAGATCTACGCTATGCACTGGGGCGCTGACTCCAC GCTGTGTGTCAGTGCCTCACAAGATGGAAAACTCATAGTGTGGGACAGCATCACAACCAACAAG GTGAATGCCATCCCCCTCAAGTCCTCGTGGGTGATGACTTGCGCCTATGCACCTTCGGGGAACCTCGTGGCTTGTGGCGGTCTGGACAACATGTGCTCCATCTACAACCTCAAGGGAAAAGACGGAAACGTCAAGGTCATGCGTGAGCTGGCGGCACACACAG GCTACCTGTCCTGCTGCCGTTTCCTCAGTGACAGTGAGATCATCACCAGCTCTGGAGACTGCACTTG CGTACTATGGGACATTGAGACAGGGACCCAAAAGACCGTCTTTGCAGGACACCAGGGAGACTGCATGTCCCTGGCTGTGTCCCCAGACTTCAAGTTTTTCATCTCAGGGGCGTGTGACTTCACGGCCAAGCTGTGGGACATCAGGGAGGCCCAATGCAGACAGACCTTTGGAGGCCACGAGAGTGACATCAACGCAATTGGG TTCTTCCCTAATGGTAACGCAGTGATAACAGGCTCGGATGACGCCACCTGTAAGCTGTACGACCTGCGAGCCGACCAGGACCTCATCACCTACCAGGACTCCAGCATCATGTGCGGGGTGACCTCCCTGGCCCCCTCCTTGTCTGGACGCCTCCTACTGGCCGGCTACGACGACTTCAATGTCAACATCTGGGACGCACTTAAATCGGAGAGAGTGG GAGTGCTGGCTGGTCACGACAACAGAGTGAGCTGCATCGGAGTGTCCTCAGATGGGATGGCGTGTTGCACAGGATCCTGGGACAGCTTCCTCAAGATATGGAACTGA